The Gopherus evgoodei ecotype Sinaloan lineage chromosome 11, rGopEvg1_v1.p, whole genome shotgun sequence nucleotide sequence GCCCATTGCACTGGGCACAAGTATATGAAAACAACAGCAAATTTACAGATAAACTAATGACATGTTATAGATCTCAtgattctctttttttccttttcaacttGTCAAGAATAATAAATGCTCTTTtccctgtaatttttttcttctctcaccTACCCCTTCTTGAAAGCCTAGCAAAACAGATGGATCTTAGCGTTCAGCTTACTCAGCTCTTGCGGCTCGTGGTTGGTAGCTTTCCAGAGTCAGTGGCCATGTCTCTGCTGAACTGTCCTGTCTTCATATTCTTTGCAATTAAACCAGAAGGCTTATCTTCTCAAGTACCATAGCCATGGGCTCATGCAAGACAAGCATCAGTTTCTCAAGCAGATATTACCCAATCCAGTTACTTTGGCAGCTGGTGCAGATCAGGAAGCACAGGTTGTAATTTACCGCCACCTGGGAGAGACTGTATTCAGCACTAGCTGAAGCTTCCAAATAGTCTTCCAGCATAGCCCAATGTCTTGTGAATACTGTGATCTAGTCTGGAGATGACAGTGGAAAGCTGGCAAGGTCCACGTAATGAAGAAAAGGTCTCAACCTTCTAGACAACCATagatgaaaaaacatttttggtcACTATTGGCTACCTAAATATTAGAGGCAATTGAAGCAAATGAGACCCCCTCACAGACTGCAAAGCTGTATTGCAACTTGCAGACAATCATAGAAACTGAAAACCTCTAACTAGTTCTTCTGACTGGGCATCAAAACAATCGTCAAACAGTTACTTTTAATCTTCTCTGTAATGCCAACCAGCTAGCCCTAATTCAAGTCTCAGTCTGGTAAACACAGGATAAATTGCTTAATCGTAGTGTGAAATTTAAAAGACAGTATTGAGATTTGACCTATAGGTTACATTGGTTACATTTCAATCATATTTAACACTTTCTTACTGCTGCTGGAAAATCCCCTAAGCTTTTTCAAATAGGCCACAATATAGATAAAATCCAGACGTCTTTGCTTCTCAGTCTTACAGTATGTGCATATCCTTTGTCACTACATTAATATGCATTGTTCCTGAGGGTGTAAAAGAACAATCAGGAATAATTCTGCTTTCAGGCTTCTGAAAGCATAGGTCACACATGCAGTTTTTAGTGTTTTTAAGAAGTCAGCATCTACACGTGGATACCACAGAGTGATATCAGAAATCGCAATATTTCCCTTTACTTACAATGGAAGGTCAGAGAAATATCCAACTGTTGTGTTTACTGTGTGGATAAATGATAACAGTGGTATTCTGGTTGCTCTTAGGAAGGGAGGGATTGGGACAGACTTTCCAGTTAACAGGCTTGTCAGTTTTAGTGGGCACTCTGAAGATAAGGAAAAATCTTTACCTATGTTACTAAATAGCATCTTGGATCATTTAGGCTGACCATTTTACCTCTTTCTTGCTACTTGCATTTCACTAGGCTGGATAATGAACGTAGACTTCAGTTTCTCTTTGGTGTTATCATGTGCTGCTGTTTGTGTTCATAGTATTGCAGGGGAATGTTTTCATTAAACTTTAGTGTCATGACATTCTGAACACTGGCTTGCAATATGTCCTCATACTGCTTCTATTTCAAAATTACTTTCATAGTTGAATTTTTATATCTCACTTGACGTAAAGCCATTATACTGCAGATTTTTAAGCATTAAGATGACATTGTGTATGGCATAAGTCTTTGTGTTATGTTACTAAGTGCTTGATTTGTTCACCCCATTAAGTGTAACACTTACATCTGAAGACATCTTTAATATCACTGTCTTTTCATAGGTTTCTAGCAGTAAACATCTGATGAATAtaattgttaaaaatattttaactgggCTCTATTTTGTTTATTAGGAATAATGCACGATATCTTTGGAAAAGAATTCCTCCTGCTATTAAATCTGTAAGTACTCCCTTCAGTGCGGTTTAAGACTGGAGATGGTACTGTGCTCCATTCTACATGTTTGAAGGAAAAGGTTTTTCCAAAATAtggcatttaaaataaatcttcgCTTTTGATCTTAGCTGTGTGGTTGATGAATGGCAAGGTTCAAAGGTTTGAGCTCTTCAACCACTGTGTCAGCAGATGGCACTGACAAGGCATGTCAACCTGTTCACTCTACTGATAGGATCATCTGCATCTGTCTGCTCCTGCAGAGTGCTCTCTTTTGCTACCCAAAATAATTAGCCTTTCAGGCCACCTCCTCAAAATATATTGGAGTTCAGCAAATCAGCAATAGTTGTTGTTAGAAACCTAGTTCCTCAAAAATGGCCACCAGCAGAAGGAAGGCAAAGGTCCTATTCTGAGTATTACCAGACACCAAAAGTCAGGCAGATACATCCTGTAGTTGATTCACAACCTCAGCCGACTTTTCAAAAGATCAAAATGGTGTCTGGGAACACTTCTGTTACTGTTGGAAAGAGGAGGCTGATAACATCGCTGGATcttgtttatatttatattttcatatgAATGTTTCCTCTTATTGTCATGAATTTCAGAAGGTTCTATCTGACTTACCACCCGGGCTTTAGGAGACATTACAGCATTCAGTGTAAATTACTGTTCTCCCTATGATACTCTGGAGTGCAGTAGAATCCTAAAAGACAAATCTCagagaaaaatttttttttcttcctccttgtacCTCTTAGTATAGTGGACAGAGGACTGAAAACAAAACAGCCAACGGGTATAGCAGGAACCTAATGGCACGTTTTGCGTCTCATGGCTATAGTGATGTGTAAGTACCAGAAAAGATAGAGTACTTCCATATGAGGAACTCTCCAGGATATCTGAGATATGTGGTCACAAGCCAGACTGAAACATCATTCCAAAGTATGATTTAGTGAATTCCAGTGGCTGGGTTTATAAATTACAAGTGAATACTGAAAGCTCTGTATTGAACTACTGAATCAATAGTGTAGGTTTACTGTAGTGCCCTTCTTGAATTAGAACAACCTTTTGAGATGTCGTGTCTCTAATAGCAACAGTGCTTGCATGTTTGTAGGATTTTTCTTTAGAATTTGGGTTTCTAAAGGTATGATTGGGGTCAGAAAGCTTTTACATAAAGAAATAGGGAGGAAGTGGCTCTGCAGTCCTCTGCCAAGAAGTCCTTGAGGTCTGAGACTGGGTAATATCTCTTGAGATACTTCTGAATACCACTTTCCTAGCAGTGACAGAAAGGTCAATCAGGCTCAGCAGTTTGATGATAGAAGTCTAACTAGTGATCTCAATAATATTGCTGGGTCAAACCTTTTTTGTATCACACTTGCAACACATCTTGCCACACTTGTTAAGGAGGAATTACTAGTATTTGTCACAGCAGCTTTTGCATCCTCCTCTGACAAAACTCAAGGGAGGTAATTTCCATGATCCTCATGCTATTTTGTTGGTCAAAACAGAATTGACATGTCCAACACGACTGAGAATCAGTCTTCTTTCATGTTCGAGGTCTTTCCTCCTCTTCTCACCCAGACTGTTTCCCATTTCTATTCTAATATGTAATTATTGGTGGCGCGTTGCTCTGGGGACAAGTTAGCAAGATCCACTTTGTTGGCTACATAGAAGAATCTTTATTAATTTCTTCCTATATTTATACAACTGTATTCTAACTTTTCCATCTGATTGCTTTCTGTTTATATCTGTTAGTTTGTAAACTCAATCATTCAAGAGTAGCCCACTTTAAAAAAGTGTGGTATAATTGTATATGTATGTTTCTTGCTCCCTTCTGCACTACATTTTTTGGGTGGTGAAGCGGGTGTAGAAAGATGGAATCGGCAAATAACATGTTTTACTCTGTGTTGCTTAGCTGCTTTGTCAgtgtgaaaaaaaattagaattgttTGAACTGGATCATCACTCTTATACCAGTATCAGTGACACGTGGTACTATACTATCTGAATCTTAATATCAAGATTACTGTAGTATTTCATTCTAATTGTTCTGATTCCTACTTGTTTAGAGAGGGGAAAAATATACTTTCAGCAAAATGCAATTAGTAGTGGAGTGGTCATGACAGGGAAAAATACATATATTCTGTTTTGATTGCTTGCTTGCTTTGTCACTGTAGGCAAATTCTGAACTTGGTGGAATTTGGTCAGTGGGACAAAGAATTTGGCAGCGAGACTTTCCAGGAATCTACACAACAATCAGCGCACATCAGTGGTCTGAGACTATTCAACCAATCATGGAAGCACTTAGAGGtacaaaaaatgtttctttaaaaaattaacacAGGCTAAGGGCAGATAAGTTTAATATGAATTTGTTTTGTTGGCCGTATAGGACTACATGCTACCATTAACCCTTGCTCAAGACTCACTGAGTTCTAGGAGGTTGTATTTTGGCTTGGATTTTTAATATATGCTAATTTGCTATCAGAACTGTTTGCTTAGCTTGTGAATTCCTTGGGGCAAGGACATTCAGCCAGGCACTTTGACAGTTCTTGATAAATAAAAATAGGTTTTGTTAACTGGCTTGTGCTTTCTGCATTAATTGAGCAAATAcccaggtgttttgttttttgtgttctaAGTAGAGCAGTGAATCTTGAAAAATCTGAATCTTGAACATTTTGAATTAATTTCTTTACCCATATAAGTTATTTATGGAACCAGTAGCTTTTGTACACTCAAAATAGTCTATCAATCTGTTTATACTACTGATTaatatttcatttgaaaacaaaattaggCCCTCACATAGAATTCATTGCAGGGCTAAGGctacttttgtttttcaaatgaaatattaattaataCTGTAAACAGATTGATAGACTGTTTTGAGGGATATTTCCAACTTGTTCAGAATAAAAATCAACTTTGAAGATTGTCCCATAGCCTTCAGAGATCTTACATGACAGATTTCAGATATGAAACTTACAGGAACACATCAGTTTCTAAATTAGATTTAAATGATTTCTTCTTATAAACTTTGATGTACCGTAAATAGAATGATAGGCATCTTTTGCTCTCACATTATAGTCAAATTTTAATTGCATATCTGGAATACGGGTGATCAAGCTTCTGATATGACTCAACTTTCAAAACAAGTCCCTCTTACTGGATCCCACAagcttgacagtgtccctttaaaattaGTCCTGCAGCTAGCAGGATTCTAAGGAATCTTATTTGGAGTTTCTCTAATGTAAGCAGTTAGGGGCAAAGATTCTACttctttcttttttgaaaattaaagACACTTAGTGCAGGTGTTTCTGAGTAGTAACATTCTGCTTTTCACTGCAAGGGGGCACTAGAGTGTGAAAAAATTTTTTTGCAGGCTATTTCACTATCCCATCCCAAAACATGAATTCCAGTTCATTCTTTGTGCTAATAAGGAAACAATTTGATGTAGTGTTACTTTGGAGCCATATTGGGATTGAAGCATCAAACATTATAGAAATTTAAGACATGAATGTCATTTATTTAAACAGTCCCTTATTGAATAATTATATTTAAACTTAAATTAATTATTGAATTTTTATAGTTTTGCAGAAATAAAATGGCATAGCTAATTAGCTATGAACATTTCAGTTTTACTTACAATAAAATTGGAAGCATTTTAGCACTTCCTGGGATTAcaccaaaaatgttttaaaatactaaGATGAATTTTCTATGATTTTCAGAACGTGTTATCCAGATCCTGTCATTCTGAATGAGCCTAGTCACTTTGCTCTTGAGCCCAGAACTAAACTGTACTCATGCCCTTTGTGCTTAAATGTTAATTGTTAAGGCACAGGTTTGGGAGATGGGTGATCTAGGTTCTGTTCCTAGATCTACCACAGACTTGGGCAAGTTGTTTTAATctgtttgcctcagtttctctatctgtaagtCATGATACTCACTGCTTGCCTCATAAGGGTGTCGAAGCTCAGTTAATATTTACAAAGCCTCTTTGAGGCTTGCATTTCATGGAACATACTGTGTAAATATGAATTATTAGTATTAagcaccagattttcagaaatgtggcTCTCTGCTATTATGTGAAGCCACACAAAGTAATTTTGGACTTGCTGTGTGTTTTGAAGATTGTTACAATTGTATCGTTTAAAAATGTGTTCCCCTTAATAGATGCAACTAGGAGACGAGCTTTTGGACTGGTTTCTCAGGCATATACCTCAATAATTGCAGATGATTTTGCAGCCTTTGTTGGACTTCCTGTAGAAGAAGCTGTGAAAGGTAGCTTATTCTTTTACTTTTCGGATTTTCTTTCACAGACAATTCTGTTCTGAGGCTGAGACCAGATTTAAATTGACCAACTAAAGAATcccattataaaataaaaatggtttaagaacacttttcctTCCTTACACCAAGTCAACCAAGAAAAAAAAGGCCAGATGGCCCTCTGTATTTAGAAAATTCATCCTTGTAGGTCTAACAGATTTTGGTGAAAATGTTTCAGATAAATGGAAGGAAAACTGGAGATAGTTGACCTTTATGAAATGATACTAATGGATTTATGTATGATCCTGATTTTTAATAGAACAGTGTTCGTCCGCTTGGGTCTGACATCTTGTctgtaaaagaaaacatttacaaaacCTAATTAGTAGGGTTTCCATTAATGTAAATCTGTTTTtagaattttaaatatttcaaagcaGTGTTACAATGTGAATATTGCCAACAATTGCTTGTACCTGAGTGTAGGAAAGTGACACTGGTTAGAAACCATAGTGACATTTCCTATTCTGTATTTCTCTCATCTTGTTGGattcaaataaagtaaaattaaAGCATAAATGTATACattaaatagcattttaaaaaaaatccgttTTTAATCTAGGGATATCTGTAACATGTGAGGTACTTCTTGCTCAGAAGGTTTCACCTTGCTCGGTTCTCTGCCCAATGAGGTTCCACTTCCACTGCTGCTCTTGTAACTCATTTTACAGGAAAGGGATGGGGCATAGATGGGTACAGCAAAATGAAGTGGGGAGGAGGAtccaaaaataaacataaacttgAGGTTATTGTGAAAGGAGATGATGACTGAGAAGGGAAACAGTAAAAACAAATAGCTTAATTTTTAGGATGGGAGATGTATTTGAGTTCTCCAGTTACCACCACTTACTAGATTAGGAGCCACAAAAAGCCTTCCTCCTTGGAAATAGTGGAGGAATTCCATTTTTCCCGAGTGTGAGAAGTCCACGCTCCAGAACAAAAAATGAAAGTAAAGCTTTGCATCAGGCCTGACTGAATACGTTTCAGGATACTATCACTTCTACAAAGGTCATGCATTTGTACAACTAAATGTCTCCAGCAGTGCCTCTTGTCATGAGTTCTTCTGAGAAATAGATCATTTAGTGTGCAATCCAACTTTTTAAAGTGTACTGAGACATTTTCCGGTGAGTGGGAACTTTGGGTTATTTGATACTGGAGTCAAACACATGGGGTATCATTTCTCCCTCACCCCTTTCCCTTCAGCATGCCAACCTGTTTCCCTTTAGATGATCGCCTCCTAAATAAACCTAgcggtgccccccccccaccccaaaatcatGGATCTAacatcacattgttcactttgCTTCTGTGTTCCTACCCTTTCCCTCACACTGGCTGTattgtgtatttagattgtaagccctcCAGGGGAGGGACCATGTCTGTGTCGTGTTTGTACAGTACATAGCaaatggggtcctgctccatggcTGAGGCTcataggtgctatggtaatatgcATAATTGTAATAatagtaattttaaaatgcattttcaggGGTGTTAGAACAAGGATGGCAAGCAGACTCAACAACTCGTATGGTAATGCCTAAAAAGCCAGGTAGGTGGAGCTGTTATTCCATGATGCATTTTGGATCTGGCTTGATATTTCTAGTATTGTATCCTTTAGTGTCATTAAAATGATGCCTAATATAATTTGAGTTTGTTTTGAATAACAAGGACCTCTTGACAAAGGAGATTAGGGGAGCGGCTCCATAGAGCATATTTTTTGCCAATGACATTGTGCTGTTCTGCAAAGATAAATACTAACTGGGCAGAGACCTAGAACTTTGGAGGGCTGCATAGGAAGAAAATGGCATTCAAATCAGACGACAAAAGTTGGAATACGTGCAATGCTTCATTGAGAGGGACAACAAGAAGCTAGTAAAATTAGTTAATGTGTGCAAAAGTAGAAGTACCTTGGTTTAGTGTTGAGCCATTCGGAGAATGTGGCTTGAATAGTGCTTGGTGTAAGTGAAGGGAGTTGATGGGAATTCTCTGTGATAAGACTATGCCAGGTAAACTACAGAGCAAAGTGTGTAAGATCATGATTAGGCCAGGCACAACATATGGGTCAGAATGCTGGCCAGTAAGGACGAGAAAACTACTTCTGCTTCATGCTGCTGAAATGAGACTGCTCAGGGGAACACGTGGGTATGACAAGAGCTGGTATGTGATGTAATGAAATGCTACAAGCCATGAGGCAGAAAGTCTCTATTATGGAAAAGCTGAGGGATGGCTGGGTCATGTGGGATGATGTGGGTTACATTGGCCAGGGAGTGCAAGAGCTAATAATTGTGGGACAAAGATGGTGAGGAAGACCTGGAAAAAGGTGGTTTGAGATGTTGAAGGAGGACGTGAAAGTTGGTGTCAGCTTGGAATCTGCACTTGACAAGAACCCTTGGAGATGAAGAGCAAGAGCCACCTGATTGACAAGGCATTGGTGGAGAAGATTGTATAACGAGCTAATGCAGGAGCACAGCATGAGATGCTCAAAATGTGAGAAATATGAATCAGTGGTTTTAGCTTTGGCACAAGTAGTATCAATTAAACTAAAAGGACCTGaaccttttttaaacaaaaggaaacaATATGCTTTAATTTCTCCTACTTACTATTAGTTTTGATGACTCAGTTGAACATGTTACATCACCTCAACTGACATTTCTTAATCTAATGAAGTTTAGTTaaaacttactattttgaaacatctaGTGTTTCAAACTTAAGTTCTTTACTGATGGGACTTAGAGAATGTGGCTTCCTATACCGTGTGTTTAAATTGCTGGAACTCGTGGAGTCGAGCCTGCCGAAAACATCTGGTGCAAGCAGCTGATGTAAGAATTGTCTGAACCTGCTGTTTACTATTTCCCAATGCAATGAGGATTCCCTGATAACCGACATTATGAACAAGGCTTAATTAAAGTAGATTTCCACTTGTTGGCAACTACTCGGTTGCCACCTAAAAATTGCCATTATTCGGTAGTTGCCAATCAGCAGAAGGCAGGTTTGTGAGGCTGCAGCTAGGGAAGGAAGCGCTGGGATCTGCCTTCCTTGGCCATGGCCTGCAAACTTGCCTGTGGGtagggcagcagcagggagggccACTGGAGCCCGGGTGCTGAGAGGCCATGGAACTGCACAGTACTTCCTGCGCTCTCTGGGCATCAGGGCTCACCATGTCCcagtccttccttccttccttgagTGCAGCCCGCCAGCAGGACACGGTGTTGATAGCACAGTTCAAGGTACTGTGCAGCTCCAGTATCCAAGTTTTAGCTACTGCTCTGCCCATAGCGTCCCCACCCAGCCTGCAATATCTCCCTTCCTGTGTGATCCAGGTGCAcaggcaggtttgcagggctgaagcccagaagGAAGCACTGGGATGTGTTGAGCACAGGCTGCAGGAAAGTTTGCAAGGCTGCAGCCGGCGAAGACCCATCCCAGCATCTCCCTTGCTGGCTGCAGCCTAGCAAACCTGCCTGCAACTGGGGTCTGTTTTCCAAAAATATATTGTGAATAAATAGCATGCTATTGCCAGTATCTAAATTGCATTAATATTAAAGTCAAAGGAATGGGATTGGTTCCTGGCAAAACATCGCTGTTAGCCAGAAGTTAATACTTGCGTTGCTGTTAAGCAGAATCTACTGTTTGTAAAATGAAATATGTTCAGTGTGCCCAGTGCTGGGTGTAAAAAAGAAAGCGAACGTTTTGTGCAGATCCTTCAAATGTGTAAGGAGGCAGTCAGTGCTACTGTGTAGTTCAGCATGATCACGTATTTACATATGTGTTTTGAGACTAGATTATATACTCCACTAcagttttttttaactgtaaTTGTGGTATGGTATTGAAAAGATAAAGCAAGTTTTTGCAAACAGCACACTGGGAAATGTTTGTCTTTAATAAAAGTAATGCTAAATAATTTCTACTGATGTAAAGAGCTGAGTAAAATTTTGTGAAGGGCAGAGGCTGCTGTTCTAAACTTCTTACACACTAGTTTTAAAcagcaccatttaaaaaaaaaaaaaaaaggtgattaGATCTGCCAGAATATATCTTGCTCCTGTTGCATTTAACAAGCTAGGAAAAAGTCCTACTGTTTTGGGCTTCTGAACAACTAAAATCCTGCTCACCCAAACAAAAAATGATGATTTAATGTGTTCCAGACAAGGTGATGAAATTCACTTATAATTCTGTGTGTATGACTGACCTGAGGCTTGAACTGCCTGACTCAGCTGAACAGACACATTCTCCACTTTCCCCCCCTGCGATGTGGTGATGTTTACAGCAAAACTATTTGCAACCCACACTGCACTTACTAGTGCATGTAACTCAAAGTGTTGTGTGGGGTTGAACTACCATTGTGAGACAAATGAAATCATCAGGAGGCCGGTTGTCATTTTCAGTCTCATTCACTATGCCTAGCAGTTTAAATGTACAGATATTATACTATACTATATACTATAGCATACAAATATTTTACTATACAATAACAATTTCCATGAAAGAAAAGAGTAACAGGTttgtttctaagggcttgtcttccctGCGGggataagttgacctaagttacgctgtTCCAGTCACATAAATAAcctagctggagtcgacgtagcttaggttgTCTTGTCTTAtcccggtgtcttcactgtgttgcgtcgatgggagacgctctctggtcgacttcccttactcttctcagagaaCTGGAGTACCAAGAGCGCTCTGCCATCGATTTACCTGGTCCCGATTCCtactgcatcaattgcagcagcatcCATCTCCtcgtagtgaagaccagccctatGAATTACAGGGTTTTAGAAAGTTTTGGCTTAGTATATAAGAATTGTATTTTTAGCAGAATGGGTCCCTCAATGGATTAACATTTCATTGCATTTTTCCTTTAGGGGCACTGGAAGCTTCCTTTAACAGATTTATTCCTTTACCAGGTATTTgctcattttgatttattttaaaaggtgtaGTATAGATAAATACACAATTTTCCTTTCTGAAACTCTTATGTACTCTTTACatacataaacaaaacaaatagctAACTCAACACCACCTTCTCAGCAATGTCAAACGAAATGCACAACCTCCAGCAATTCACTCATTGActagggctccagtggtgattttaAAGGGCCCTGCTGCTACAGCCCCGgagtagtggtggcagggctccagcggtgatttaaagggcccagggctccccgcagcagctggagcccaagaccctttaaagcgctgctggAACTCCGCTGCTACCGTGCTATAcgtgaacccgtgttatatctggtcgtgttatagcggggtagaggtgtatgttcaGAATAAATCTGATTTGATGGTTTGACACATATATTAGATTCCAAGTGAACTTAAATTTACTGGAGGTTTGTCTTTCCAAGCCAATGTGAAGTCTCTCACTTTCTGAaagcatgtttttttaaatgatagccTTCTTCTTTTCCCCCACCTGGAAGTGGGGTGCTTCACATACTtggggttggatttttttttttatacgtAGGCTAGGTGAATATCTCCCTAGTGTACTTTACAGGAGGAATCACTTCTATATAACACATTGTTTCTCTGCCTTCCCTTTCCTCAGTTTTGACTCCTTGTGTTCTATTTTCCTTTCTTCGCCCTGCACTGTTTTTCATTTCTCTTCCTAATTATCTCTTGCCTCTATTCTTGATGGTCCTTTCTTTTCACTCTACTCTCCTTTTCTCTTACCCCTAcatttcattctctctttctctaatTTTCCCTTCCATTTTCCGTTATTCTCCTCTCTAAGCTGCACTTCACCCATACCACCGGATAACTCAGCATTCTTGCAGAGTTTGTACAAGTACTATGGCT carries:
- the COPS8 gene encoding COP9 signalosome complex subunit 8 encodes the protein MPVAVMAETPFSFRKLLEQCETQELEAPGGIATPPVYGQLLALYLLHNDMNNARYLWKRIPPAIKSANSELGGIWSVGQRIWQRDFPGIYTTISAHQWSETIQPIMEALRDATRRRAFGLVSQAYTSIIADDFAAFVGLPVEEAVKGVLEQGWQADSTTRMVMPKKPGALEASFNRFIPLPEPATVPPIPNEQQLARLTDYVAFLEN